Proteins found in one Serratia plymuthica genomic segment:
- a CDS encoding LysR family transcriptional regulator, whose amino-acid sequence MSSLLQLLPFFEAVARLGSFTQAANQLGVTPPAVSQNIQALETRLGVRLFNRTSRSVRLSDEGKIFYRRVAPAMSQIDVAADDLRTLRGQPSGLLRITLPQLAASLLVMPYLAEFQARYPEVQLELFTDDHFSDLVLGSFDAGIRMRAMLQKDMIAVPIDNGQRRVVIASPGYLTQHGIPLTPAALSEHNCLRYRFPGSGKFEPWYFRQNDGHLTLEVGGSLIFNEDRLIKDAALAGLGITQRFRGAARRELESGQLVEVLADYADESPGFFIYFPASRHMPLKLRVFIDFMREKQALQDMPQSAIAAP is encoded by the coding sequence ATGAGCTCACTGTTACAACTGCTGCCGTTCTTCGAAGCCGTCGCCCGGCTGGGCAGCTTTACCCAGGCGGCCAACCAACTGGGCGTTACGCCACCGGCGGTGTCGCAAAACATTCAGGCGCTGGAAACGCGGCTGGGCGTCAGGCTGTTCAACCGCACCAGTCGTTCGGTACGGCTGAGTGATGAAGGGAAGATTTTTTACCGGCGGGTGGCACCGGCCATGAGCCAAATCGACGTGGCGGCGGACGATCTCCGCACCCTGCGCGGGCAACCTTCCGGCCTGCTGCGCATTACCTTGCCGCAACTGGCCGCGTCCCTGCTGGTGATGCCTTATCTGGCGGAGTTTCAGGCACGTTACCCCGAAGTACAGCTTGAGCTGTTTACCGACGACCATTTTTCCGACCTGGTGCTCGGCAGCTTCGATGCCGGCATCCGCATGCGCGCGATGTTGCAGAAAGACATGATCGCGGTGCCGATCGATAACGGCCAACGGCGGGTGGTGATCGCCTCTCCCGGCTATCTGACGCAGCACGGCATACCGCTTACGCCGGCGGCGCTGAGCGAACATAATTGCCTGCGTTACCGTTTCCCCGGCAGCGGCAAATTTGAGCCCTGGTATTTCAGGCAGAATGACGGGCACCTGACGCTGGAGGTCGGCGGCAGCCTGATTTTCAATGAAGATCGGCTGATAAAGGACGCCGCGCTGGCGGGGCTAGGCATTACCCAGCGCTTTCGCGGTGCGGCGCGGCGCGAGCTGGAAAGCGGGCAACTGGTGGAGGTTTTGGCGGATTATGCCGACGAGTCGCCCGGTTTTTTCATCTATTTCCCTGCCAGCCGCCATATGCCGCTCAAGCTGAGGGTATTTATTGATTTTAT
- a CDS encoding serine hydrolase domain-containing protein: MSTVNQSLAERVQAVSQRAIDEGRLVGSVVLVAQRGEVIYAGAAGYADRELQRPMRRETQFRLSSVSKPYITLAAMRMIEQQKLSLDDAVSRWLPWFTPALADGRRPEIKIRHLLSHTAGLDYRMNQPADGPYQRLGVEDGMELSSLTLEQNLQLLAQAELLAEPGSAFNYSLAIDVLGAVLEQAAGEPLPQLFSQWVAQPLGLANTGFYATDADNLATAYHDIATRPEPIHDGMRLQLPEGFGFDIELSPSRAFDPQAYASGGAGMVGDADDVLRLVEALRAGGEGILQPATVTLMRQPHVGAEAEVQGPGWGFGFGGAVLVDAQLAATPQHCGTLQWGGVYGHSWFYDPQAELSVVALTNTAFEGMCGLYPQQIRDAVYGRGE; the protein is encoded by the coding sequence ATGTCGACAGTGAATCAGTCATTAGCAGAAAGAGTGCAGGCGGTCAGCCAGCGGGCGATCGACGAAGGGCGCCTGGTGGGCAGCGTGGTGCTGGTGGCGCAACGAGGCGAAGTGATTTATGCCGGGGCTGCCGGTTATGCCGACCGTGAATTGCAGCGGCCAATGCGGCGTGAAACGCAGTTCCGCCTGTCGTCGGTGTCCAAGCCTTATATCACGCTGGCGGCGATGCGCATGATCGAACAACAAAAACTGAGCCTGGACGATGCGGTAAGCCGCTGGTTGCCGTGGTTCACCCCGGCGCTGGCCGACGGCCGCCGCCCGGAGATTAAAATCCGCCACCTGCTGAGCCACACCGCCGGGCTGGATTACCGCATGAATCAGCCCGCGGACGGCCCATATCAGCGGTTGGGCGTTGAAGACGGCATGGAGCTGTCGTCACTGACGCTGGAGCAAAATTTGCAGTTGCTGGCGCAGGCGGAACTACTGGCCGAACCCGGCAGCGCATTTAATTATTCACTGGCGATCGACGTGTTGGGCGCGGTGCTGGAGCAGGCAGCGGGCGAACCCTTGCCGCAGTTGTTCAGCCAATGGGTCGCACAGCCATTAGGGCTGGCCAATACCGGTTTTTACGCCACCGATGCCGACAACCTGGCGACGGCCTATCATGATATTGCCACCCGGCCGGAGCCGATACATGACGGTATGCGGTTGCAGCTACCTGAAGGCTTTGGCTTTGATATCGAACTGTCGCCCTCACGGGCGTTTGATCCGCAGGCTTATGCTTCTGGCGGGGCCGGCATGGTCGGTGACGCCGACGACGTACTGCGGCTGGTGGAGGCGTTACGCGCTGGCGGCGAGGGTATTTTACAACCCGCTACCGTGACGCTGATGCGCCAGCCGCACGTGGGGGCAGAAGCCGAAGTTCAGGGGCCGGGCTGGGGCTTTGGTTTCGGCGGCGCGGTGCTGGTGGATGCTCAATTGGCGGCGACGCCGCAGCACTGCGGCACCCTGCAATGGGGCGGCGTGTACGGACACAGTTGGTTTTACGATCCGCAGGCGGAGCTAAGCGTGGTGGCACTGACCAATACGGCGTTCGAAGGGATGTGCGGGCTGTATCCGCAGCAGATCCGCGATGCGGTGTACGGGAGAGGGGAATAA